One genomic segment of Manis pentadactyla isolate mManPen7 chromosome 1, mManPen7.hap1, whole genome shotgun sequence includes these proteins:
- the FAM240A gene encoding protein FAM240A, whose amino-acid sequence MGGCCYLLFQGMNNQYARREVFCRNTCHELKRFWEREIGKQTYYRESEEHRLGRSALRKLREEWRQRLETKLKLRNNPEETKKPANVD is encoded by the exons ATGGGGGGTTGCTGCTATCTTCTTTTTCAGGGGATGAACAACCAGTATGCCCGCCGGGAGGTCTTCTGCCGGAACACCTGTCACGAGCTCAAACGCTTCTGGGAAAGGGAAATTGGCAAACAGACTTACTACCGAGAATCGGAGGAGCACCGCCTGGGAAGAAGTGCACTGAGGAA GCTCAGAGAAGAATGGCGGCAGAGACTGGAAACAAAGCTGAAATTGAGGAACAATCCAGAGGAGACTAAAAAGCCAGCAAATGTTGACTGA